AGAAGCTAATAAAATCAAGCCTTTTGTTCGTTTTAGGGTTTTGCAATTGTCTGAAGGGGAGCGCCAATCTCGCGAAGTTCGCTACGCTGAGGACACCCTCATCAGATAGACCGGATTTTGTTGGTAATCGAAAATTGAATGAGAGAATAAAGTCATCGAGGTACGATGACTGACAAGTTGGTATAAGGTTGTACAAAAGTTTTCCTTAGTCCCGCAAAATTCATAATCATCGGTTCGATTCCAATCGCCGCCATTCTTTTCAATCAGCGACCGTCATTGCAAAATTGCAATAAAACTTGGGTGCCGAAATTTGCGGACACCACAATGGTTTTCACTAAGTCTTTCCTGAACCAAATACTAAAAACCGATTGCCAGAAATTCAGGCTTTCGGTAGGTGGTTGAAAAAAAGATTCAGACAGGGTAAAAATTGACCGGACATCCGACAGATCACTGAAAGCTCAAGATACTAAAAAATAGTCTCATTGATAATCAATCACTAACACATTTTTCTTGATTATAGTGGCAGCGGATTGCTGCGCTACACTCTGGTCTGGAGGAGATATTTATGCGTTCCCGGCAAATGTTTTTGCTCAACCGAACATCATTATGGGCTGCTACATTGGCACTCGTTTTTCTCGCTACATCAATTTCTCATCGGGCGCAGGTTCAAAGTCCCGAACCACACAAAGCTTCATTGGTGATTCGCGCCGATCAACCCAAAAGCACAATCAACCGCAACCTCTATGGACATTTCGCCGAACACCTGGGGCGGTTGATTTATGGCGGACTCTGGGTAGGCGAAGATTCGCCCATCCCCAACACCCGTGGGCTGCGCAATGATGTCGTCGCTGCCTTGAAAGAGTTGAACGTGCCGGTGTTGCGTTGGCCCGGCGGCTGCTTTGCCGACGAGTATCACTGGCGCGACGGCATTGGACCGCGCAACCAACGACCTAGACGACCGAATGCGAGTTGGGGCGGTGTGGATACGAATGCCTTTGGCACACACGAATTCATGGATTTATGTGAGATGCTCGGAGCCGAACCCTACATCAATGGCAATCTCGGCAGCGGCTCGCCGCAGGAGATGATGGAATGGATTGAATATATGACTTCGGACGCCGATTCCTCACTGGTTCGTCTGCGCCGCCAGAATGGACGCGATAAACCTTGGAAGATTCCTTATTTTGCCGTGGGCAACGAGAGTTGGGGGTGTGGCGGAGAAATGCGCCCCGAATATTACGCCGATGAGTTTCGTCGCTATGCGACCTTCATCAAAAACTATTCCGGCAATAAGATTCAGAAACTCGCCGTCGGTCCTTATGATAACAATTACACCTGGACGGAAGTGCTCATGGCACAGGCGGCAAAATATATGCACGGGTTGTCGCTGCATTATTACACCTTGCCGACCGGTGATTGGGGACGCAAAGGGTCTGCCACTGAGTTCGGTGAAAAAGAGTGGCATGCAACGCTTGTTCGCACCCTGCGCATGGATGAGTATATCCAGAAGCATAGCGCCATTATGGATAAGTATGACCCGCAAAAGCGCGTTGGGTTGATGGTGGATGAGTGGGGCACCTGGTACGACGCCGAGCCAGGCAAAGACCTGGGCGCGCTCTATCAGCAGAACAGTTTGCGCGACGCCGTGGTGGCGGGAATAAATTTGAATATCTTCAACAACCACTCAGACCGCGTGCAGATGGCGAACATCGCGCAAATGGTGAACGTGTTACAGGCGATGGTCTTGACCGACAAGGAGAAGATGGTTCTGACGCCGACCTACTACATCTTCAAAATGTATAAAATCCATCAAGGCGCGACGCTGATTCCAAGCGAACTCAACGCGCCGGAGTATAAACTGGAGCAGGCATCGGTCCCATCGTTGAATGTTTCGGCTTCACGCGACAAAGATGGCAAACTGCATCTGTCAATCGTCAACCTCGACCCCAATAGAGCTATCGAAATCACGACCAGCGTTGCAGGCGCAACCGTAAAGAACATCAAAGGCGAAGTGCTTACCGCTGCAATGATGAACGCCATCAACACCTTTGATAAACCGAATGCCATCAAACCTGCGCCATTTAGCGGCTATAAGATTCAAGACACACAAGTGATTCTCAACATCCCGGCGAAATCGGTCGTGGTATTGGAACTACAGTCGTGATGTTGCGATGAGATAGCCTGAATACTTGAGAGGGAGCGAGAAATTTTGTTTGCCGGTTTGCTGATTGCTCAACCCGCTCTCAGACCTGGATTGCCATCGCTATCAAATAAATTTTCTTTGATGATGTTTATAGCTTTGCTTCCTTCTTGGGCACAATGGTGATTTCACCATCGCATTCTAAAATGGCGTATTTAATTTGTTCGAGGCGCTCCAACCCTTGTAATGCGCGCGCTGCCGTCATGATGTCATTTTCATTAATGCGCGCCTTTTGCAAGCGATGTTTGTGCACCTTGCCATTTTCAATAATGATAAGCGGCGTGCCGTCCAACCATTTGTCTAAAGCGGGGAACCATTGTTTTAAATGAGATAAAACGATACTGGTGCCAATCAAGGTGATAATCAACAACAATCCATTGGTCATCGAATGGTCATCGCTGACCATTGCCTGCTGTGTCGTTTCACTGATGATAAGCAATAAAATCAGGTCGAAATCGGTGATTTGGGTTAGCGTCCGTTTTCCCGATAATCGGAAAATGATTAACAGGACGAAATAGACCACAAGACCGCGAATGACGGAATCCATAAACTCAAGCCCTCCGTTAAATGTTATGGGTAAATGAAGGGTGTGAAAGCGAGCCTCGCCCCTTCATCGGTTGTCAGCTTGATGGGCAGGCGACCATAGGTATCCGGTTTGTAACGCAGGGTAATCGTTAAAGATTGTGGCGGATTGCTGATTTGAAAATTGTAGATAAACTGTCGAGCCGTGACTTCAACCCGCACCGGTTCAGGGTCAATGCGTTGAAGTTCGATTCGATCAATAAAATCGCGATTGATGGATAATCGCGTGATTGCATCTGTAGCGGGTTGCGACGACAGGTGAATTCTTAAAACGGTTGGCGCTTGATAACGAGCGAACCTGCGATATTCTGCCTCAAGCGTTGAATTGGCATCCCTGACCATAGCATCGCTTAAAGGTCCCGTGCCGAGTAATCCGACCAGTGCTGCCAGTACCAGCAGACTCATCAGCAGCCAGCCAATGCGCTCAATCATCCATTCGCGTTGTTGATGGACAAGGTCTTGAGCTACCTGTATGACGGCATCAGACATTTTAAACTGTAAAATTTCAAGTAAGCTGAATAACCTCCAGCTTACGGGAATAAAGACTGGCACAGGGGCGTTAAGACTTTCCTCTGGACTCTTTCTGGCTCTCGGTGCCTGTGCCAGTTTCTCGTTAAATATTTTTAAAAGACCAGTCCGACAGAGATGCGGACATTATCCTGTCTTTGAGATTCCAGCGTGAATGGCACGATTGCGCCTGCCTGTCCGAGTCTTTGAACAGAACGGTCTTTCAAAAAAACCGGCGCATAATCGATTTGAATCAATCGCAAGCTGAAATTATCCGAAAGGCGAACATCGACACCCCCGCCTATAGCCATCGCAAAATCTGTCGCCCCCGTATCAAAAGATTCGGTGAAACTGCCGCCGGCAATAGGGAATTGCGATTCCACTTCAAAGCGCGTGTGAGCGCCACCGAAAAGCGCATGGACGTATGGCTCAAACCGGCTGGGGTTGCGGTATTTGAGTTTCGGGCCAGCCATAAAATAAACTACCCGGGTGTCAATTCTATCTTCATCATTGGGACCGAAAACCTCTGTATCTTTCTTCCGATGAAAAGAGAAATCTCCGGTGATGCCGAAATAGTCATTGAAATACCCTGTGAATGAGGCATTCACGCCATGCAGACCTACTCGTCTACCGAAGAAATCATCATCGAATATGTTTCCGGGATCGTTTCTATCCGGGATGCCTTCAGCCTGAAGGTTTGAATAACCAATGAAAAAATCGGCTCGTTTGCCACTCTGAGCGAAAA
The Acidobacteriota bacterium DNA segment above includes these coding regions:
- a CDS encoding alpha-N-arabinofuranosidase, translating into MRSRQMFLLNRTSLWAATLALVFLATSISHRAQVQSPEPHKASLVIRADQPKSTINRNLYGHFAEHLGRLIYGGLWVGEDSPIPNTRGLRNDVVAALKELNVPVLRWPGGCFADEYHWRDGIGPRNQRPRRPNASWGGVDTNAFGTHEFMDLCEMLGAEPYINGNLGSGSPQEMMEWIEYMTSDADSSLVRLRRQNGRDKPWKIPYFAVGNESWGCGGEMRPEYYADEFRRYATFIKNYSGNKIQKLAVGPYDNNYTWTEVLMAQAAKYMHGLSLHYYTLPTGDWGRKGSATEFGEKEWHATLVRTLRMDEYIQKHSAIMDKYDPQKRVGLMVDEWGTWYDAEPGKDLGALYQQNSLRDAVVAGINLNIFNNHSDRVQMANIAQMVNVLQAMVLTDKEKMVLTPTYYIFKMYKIHQGATLIPSELNAPEYKLEQASVPSLNVSASRDKDGKLHLSIVNLDPNRAIEITTSVAGATVKNIKGEVLTAAMMNAINTFDKPNAIKPAPFSGYKIQDTQVILNIPAKSVVVLELQS
- a CDS encoding outer membrane beta-barrel protein, with protein sequence MRKLVLATVCLIILSTGVFAQSGKRADFFIGYSNLQAEGIPDRNDPGNIFDDDFFGRRVGLHGVNASFTGYFNDYFGITGDFSFHRKKDTEVFGPNDEDRIDTRVVYFMAGPKLKYRNPSRFEPYVHALFGGAHTRFEVESQFPIAGGSFTESFDTGATDFAMAIGGGVDVRLSDNFSLRLIQIDYAPVFLKDRSVQRLGQAGAIVPFTLESQRQDNVRISVGLVF
- a CDS encoding YetF domain-containing protein, with the protein product MDSVIRGLVVYFVLLIIFRLSGKRTLTQITDFDLILLLIISETTQQAMVSDDHSMTNGLLLIITLIGTSIVLSHLKQWFPALDKWLDGTPLIIIENGKVHKHRLQKARINENDIMTAARALQGLERLEQIKYAILECDGEITIVPKKEAKL